A stretch of Arthrobacter sunyaminii DNA encodes these proteins:
- a CDS encoding YegP family protein, with the protein MSGYFKLVDAHDGAFRIKLISGDGALMAVSAMFPTKQAAVAGIELLREIAGTGPVVDQSHDADMLGDASRENGRAKAS; encoded by the coding sequence ATGTCGGGCTACTTCAAGCTTGTAGACGCCCACGACGGCGCTTTTCGGATCAAACTCATTTCCGGTGACGGCGCGCTCATGGCGGTATCAGCCATGTTTCCCACCAAGCAGGCAGCCGTCGCGGGAATCGAGCTCCTGCGCGAGATTGCCGGCACCGGCCCGGTTGTAGATCAAAGCCACGACGCAGACATGCTCGGCGACGCCAGCCGCGAGAACGGCCGAGCCAAAGCATCCTGA
- a CDS encoding FAD-binding dehydrogenase yields the protein MQPTEEADVIVVGAGLAGLTATAELIEAGRSVILVEQEGEASLGGQAWWSFGGLFMVNTPEQRRLRVRDSVELAWQDWLGTAGFDRPEDYWPRRWAESYVHFAAGEKRAWLHQMGHRVFPVVGWAERGGYGATGPGNSVPRFHITWGTGPGITAPFEAKVRDGVARGLVRLAFRHRMEELTVSNGVVTGVRGSVLEPTTAVRGAVTSRVPLAEFEFTAGAVVVTTGGIGGDHALVRAAWPKRLGTPPETMLSGVPEHVDGRGITASAAAGGRVINPDRMWHYVEGIRNWNPVWANHGIRILPGPSSLWLDAAGNRLPVPLFPGFDTLGTLEHLRGTGQDYSWFILNKAIIRKEFALSGSEQNPDLTGKSVRDVLGRATAGVPGPVQKFLDHGEDFITAGSVEELVARMNALAKDSTNGAAPVLSAEAIRAELEARDREIANPFSKDSQVTAIRGARSYLGDRLIRTASPHPILDPQDGPLIAVRLSVLTRKTLGGLETDMDSRVLGLDGNPVPGLFAAGEAAGFGGGGMHGYRSLEGTFLGGCLFSGRAAGRAAAR from the coding sequence ATGCAGCCAACTGAAGAGGCAGACGTCATTGTTGTCGGTGCCGGACTGGCGGGCCTCACAGCAACCGCCGAGTTGATTGAGGCCGGCCGCTCCGTCATCCTCGTGGAACAGGAAGGCGAAGCGAGCCTGGGCGGGCAGGCCTGGTGGTCCTTCGGCGGACTCTTCATGGTGAATACGCCCGAACAGCGGCGGCTGCGGGTTCGCGATTCCGTGGAACTGGCGTGGCAGGACTGGCTCGGAACGGCAGGCTTTGACCGGCCGGAAGATTACTGGCCGCGCCGTTGGGCTGAGTCCTACGTCCACTTCGCGGCGGGGGAGAAACGTGCGTGGCTGCATCAGATGGGGCACCGTGTCTTTCCGGTGGTTGGGTGGGCGGAACGCGGCGGTTACGGGGCCACCGGGCCGGGCAACTCGGTACCCCGGTTCCACATCACCTGGGGTACCGGCCCGGGCATCACCGCACCCTTTGAAGCGAAAGTGCGCGACGGCGTCGCCCGCGGGCTGGTGCGGCTGGCATTCCGCCACCGGATGGAGGAACTGACGGTAAGCAACGGCGTCGTCACCGGGGTGCGCGGCAGTGTGCTGGAGCCGACGACGGCAGTTCGCGGCGCTGTGACCAGCCGCGTCCCGCTGGCGGAGTTCGAGTTCACTGCCGGCGCCGTCGTCGTCACGACCGGCGGAATCGGCGGGGACCATGCTTTGGTGCGGGCGGCCTGGCCGAAGCGTCTGGGAACTCCGCCTGAAACGATGCTCAGCGGGGTGCCTGAACACGTGGACGGCCGCGGCATCACCGCCAGTGCCGCGGCCGGGGGCCGGGTCATCAATCCGGACCGGATGTGGCACTACGTGGAGGGCATTCGGAATTGGAACCCGGTGTGGGCCAACCACGGGATCCGGATTCTGCCCGGTCCGTCCTCGCTCTGGCTGGACGCCGCCGGCAACCGGCTCCCGGTGCCCCTGTTTCCCGGCTTCGATACCCTCGGCACGCTGGAACATCTGCGCGGCACCGGCCAGGACTACAGCTGGTTCATCCTCAACAAGGCGATCATCCGCAAGGAGTTTGCACTGTCCGGGTCCGAGCAGAATCCGGATCTGACGGGTAAATCCGTGCGTGACGTGCTGGGCCGTGCCACCGCCGGGGTGCCCGGGCCGGTGCAAAAGTTCCTGGACCACGGTGAGGACTTCATTACCGCCGGCTCGGTGGAGGAACTGGTGGCGCGAATGAACGCGCTGGCGAAGGACTCCACCAACGGCGCTGCTCCGGTCCTGTCCGCCGAGGCAATCCGGGCCGAGCTGGAAGCCCGGGACCGGGAGATCGCTAATCCGTTCAGCAAGGACAGCCAGGTTACCGCCATCCGCGGAGCCCGGAGCTATCTGGGGGACCGGCTCATTCGGACGGCGTCCCCGCATCCGATTCTGGATCCTCAAGATGGTCCGCTCATTGCGGTGCGGCTGTCGGTGCTGACCCGCAAAACCCTCGGCGGTCTGGAAACGGACATGGACTCACGCGTGCTGGGGCTGGACGGAAATCCCGTTCCCGGCCTCTTTGCCGCGGGTGAGGCGGCGGGTTTTGGCGGCGGCGGCATGCACGGCTACCGGTCCCTGGAAGGAACCTTCCTGGGCGGTTGCCTGTTCAGCGGCCGGGCGGCCGGCAGGGCAGCCGCCCGGTAG